The genomic DNA GCCTTCAGACTTCAGAATTtccttttatttggttaaaatctgtttttaatggagaacgtgatttttttttaggattttatgcCGTAGCCTGGGGAGGTTTCCCCGGAGCCAGCAAGTATCTTAATTGTGTTGTGCTTTACCTTATTTTTATTgaatggattttaattgcaatgatttaataaaggatcttaaaagtcaaaatctctctcatctctctctctctctctctctctctctctctctctctctctctctctctctctctctctgtcttacaCTGTTTGTCCAGAGAGAGAATCTTTTTCTTCTTACACATTTCCCTCCTGAAAGTGGGGGTACCCCCTCGCTCACCCTGAATGTGCGGGTACTTCATCATGAGCAGCAGCCCCCAGCGTAGGGTGGTAGAGGTGGTCTCAGTCCCTGCAGCGAACAGGTTCCCAGATGTGATGGCCATGTTATCCTCGTGGAAATACTTGTTGGAGTTTCTGGCCTCCTGTAAAACAATGAAGGACATCAGTGACAACTCCTTTCCAAGGTGATCCATCAACAGCTTCAAACACTCAGTGATAAACTGTGCAGGTAAATCTACAACAACGACATTGTAACAAAGCACCTTCACAAAACTACTGTTAGAAACACAGGCCAAAACAGCTGGGGAATGAAAAGATAAATCCTACACAcctaaaaaaagcattttctacACAGGCCTAATGAGCTGTAGAGACTAATTTATAGAAAACTGAGtaaatcaaaaagaaagaaaaaaactacctacactaatacaatgaatacacacaggtctaaacagaGCTATTGCCCtcttctaaccctaaccctaaccctacactaatacaatgaatacacacaggtctaaacagtgctactgccctcctctaaccctaaccctaaccctacactaatacaatgaatacacacaggtctaaacagtgctactgccctcctctaaccctaaccctaaccctacactaatacaatgaatacacacaggtctaaacagagctactgccctcctctaaccctaaccctaaccctacactaatacaatgaatacacacaggtctaaacagagctactgccctcctctaaccctaaccctaaccctacactaatacaatgaatacacacaggtctaaacagagctactgccctcctctaaccctaaccctaaccctacactaatacaatgaatacacacaggtctaaacagtgctactgccctcctctaaccctaaccctaaccctacccttatactaatacaatgaatacacacaggtctaaacagtgctactgccctcctctaaccctaaccctaaccctaactaatacAATAAATGGGTCTACGAATTGAGGACTGCCCTCGTCTTATGTTACTAATACAATGAATGTCCACATTTGCTCACATGTGCAGGTGCTTACTGCGGTGGTATTCTACCCCTAACCTAATCCAGATTTGTCACGATGACGGGCAactcctctaaccctaaccctaaccctacactaatacaatgaatacacacaggtctaaaAAGAGCTACTGccctcctctaaccctaaccctaaccctacactaatacaatgaatacacacaggtctaaacagtGCTATTGCCCTCCTCAGTGCTTTGATAGCAGTGCTGAGTTATTGCTCTTCTGAAAAGCTTGGTGGGTTTGACAAAATCCCCACCTGCTGGTGGACAAATATACTGCAGTTTGTATTCATTAACTGTTACCAAGCAacagacaaaaagaaacaaactatagGAGGGGCATAAAAATGATGTGATGAAAAAAAGATCTTTTAATAGCACTCCCCATGAGGCCACAGTGTTGGTCCCTCACCAGTCCCTGATAGCCAGGCTCTGCTGTGCTGATATTACCTCTTCTCTCTGCCTGGAGATGAACGTGTCGATGAAGCTCCTCAGGTCATTGCTGTCCACAGTGTCTTTAAGATCCTTGTATATGTTTCTAAAGTACCCCTGGAACATTGTTCCGTTTTGATGAGCCTTCTTGTGATCGGACAGGAAGAAGCCCAGGAAAGGAAACATGTTATACAGCTGAAAGACAAGGAGGAAGAAGAGGGGGAGTTTAATGGTGGAAATGGCTGTAATGATCCTCGATTAAAGGATTACTGTATTACTCTACACAAtgtcacattgaaaaaaaagatcTATATTTATCATTTGTGCGTGAATAAATTAATAGACTTGTTCATACACAAAGAATTTCTGCATGCATAATTAAATCTTTTCTAATTTGTTCACATGTGGAAATGTTTCCATTTAGTAGACAGAGATGGACATCAGATACAACCTGCACATTAATTGAATGGAACTGTTTTCTGTTcacaaaattaaatgaattcaCTCTTGATGCTTTAATTGCTACACGACTACAATCTATAGCACTTGGTTTGGGGAACCCAGCAATTGAATGGAAATCCCTTTTTACTCCAGCCTGCATTTGTTCCCTCTATTGAAATTGAATTGAGTTAAATGACCGAGTCCCAAACCCCAGGCATCAATGTGCTAAAAGAGGCTCATGAAATGCCAGCTATGTCTCCGATCTGCCAAACAGCCAATAGTAGCCAGAATCTGAATACGTGCAGCAGTAGGATGTGCAATTGCAACGTCAGCAATACTTGCATCAATAACAAACCTACTGCAGATCTTTAGATGATTTAATAGGAGTTTGATCTTATATTCATCTGATCTGACTCCAGCTTTATAAATCAGACCTGAATGCAGCAGACACTAGCAGAGCTGATCAATTTGAGCAGGAGCTCTAATCACTACACTGTACCTGTGTCTTGGGGCTCACACCCAGCCTGACATTCTCGTTCACAATTCTTTGCAGATTCAGGAACTGTGAGTCGCTGTAGTCGAAGCGGTCTCCGAACACGATGGAGCAGATGATGTTGGAGACAGCAGAGTTGATGATGATTTGGGGGTCAAAGGGTTTTCCTTAGAGTGGGGGAACAAGAAAAGCCACCCGTAACGTCAAACACTTAAGAATCATAagataaaactatatatttttatggATCTACAAAAGCAG from Polyodon spathula isolate WHYD16114869_AA unplaced genomic scaffold, ASM1765450v1 scaffolds_279, whole genome shotgun sequence includes the following:
- the LOC121308102 gene encoding cytochrome P450 2K4-like, whose amino-acid sequence is ILFGKGESWKVMRRFTLSTLRDFGMGKKTIEDQIIEESQRMVEVFQSHKGKPFDPQIIINSAVSNIICSIVFGDRFDYSDSQFLNLQRIVNENVRLGVSPKTQLYNMFPFLGFFLSDHKKAHQNGTMFQGYFRNIYKDLKDTVDSNDLRSFIDTFISRQREEEARNSNKYFHEDNMAITSGNLFAAGTETTSTTLRWGLLLMMKYPHIQALLHGLDAPITAHKHVHIISVG